TACtcgtttttttcattttatttcattcttttttccttttttgacttttctttttctaatagAATGTTATACTTTTGTCATTACgtagatttaatttgaataatgtCATTTTGTGAGATTCATGAATAATAGAAGAAAAACGATGATTAAAGACAGGGTTGATGATGATCTAAAACTAAGGTTTCGAACCATAGCTGAATATCTTTTGCATCTCTACGCTCGAACGGAATCCATTTGCCAATCGCTCGTTGACTCTTGTAAAGATCTTAAATTAATGATATCATATACATGAATCTCCCTAGAGCCCAGCAAAGCCAGGTCTATTGATTTAAGATATAATGGCTGCGAAAGAATAAAGactacattatttaattaacagTGGGGTGAAGGGTAGTGAGGTCTAGCAAGGCGGCCCCCCTTTATACAATTCATTTAACTACTACTTTAATCAAATATCGCACTCAACAACGACatgatataatttaatatatccACACAAATAGGTGAATTCCTGATTTTTCATCATTGGATTTCATTTCTGGATAAATTTTCTATTCTACCAAACGTGCTGTTGAaagatatatatgtattattcATTCAACTTGTTCACGGGCTTCTACAATGTacacgcctataaataggctagagAAGGATTTGTATATGGTAAGATTTACCCTAATTACATAATAGGAAGAATATACTAATTGCCTTAATTATGTGATCTCAATCAATCTTCCTTAATCTTCATCAatctttttctcatttacttGATTCTTTTCAATACTCCCCTTCAAGTTAAGTAACGGGATCACCCATTCTTAACTTGCCCAATACATCATGGAAGCTCGTAGCACCTTGTATCTTTAAATGCCCATTGTTCTCCGTTTGATGGTGAAGACCTATCCCCCCAATCCGCACTCCATCGGGTTTGAAAAACCCCCCCGATTGTTCTTCGGGGGCCCATCTCCACCGTTGCTTCCCTCGAggaattttcggccccccGACGGTGATGGGATCTTTCCTTTCTGACCCAAATCCCCTTGCCATTTGTTAGTTTGGCCTTTGGCTAGTTTTCCCTTAGAATATATGCTTTTGGGAATCCTTTGTTTGGTATCTCTTGCCAATCCCCGAAATCCGGGAAGGGAGATATAACGCCCCGTATCACCATCATTTTGCATTTCTTTTCCCTCTACCCCCGGTTTGGAAAAAAACGTATATCAGCTAGTTTCGGAATTCCTCAGATATCCGGGGGAGAAATTTGGGGCGTGGGCATTTGGGGGGCTCACGGACGTGATTGGCTCGGGTGACACACGCTGTTATTCCGACCGGTAGGCTTAGGTATGGTACGACACAGGGGGTCGTTTTCCCCCCCCCCCAAACTTCCCCCCCCACCCCCGGGTTTGGGtgtaaaaaaattcactttCAAGGAAATTACGTTCATCGTTGTTAAAATTTTTCCCTGACCGGATGATAGCATCGATATTTCGTTTATCCCATCCCCcaagaacaaaattttaatgcacatGCGGGAAATTTTCCCCCTTTCATGTTTTGGCACATGcacaaaaaacaaacaacCAAAGATTTTGCGGAAGGGGGAGGGGTGGGGGATACGTTAAGGATGAAAGAGTTTGAAAAGGAGTTTTCATACCCAATTTTTGTAGGCAAACGATTAATGGGAAAAAACGGGGGGACGGCCGGGCGAGAAATTGGGAACATTGGAGTAAAGAAAAGAGCTCTCGTGATTTTTCtagttttatctttttttatttcctccCCCTTTTTGTTGGGGAGTGTAGGGACAAGTGGTTTGATGTAACCCCCCCTTTTGAAAaactctttttctttgttaacAAATTCCTTGCCATTATGGACCAAAGGGATTTGACAGGGGTTTAAAATTTGGTCTTAACcttttaataaagtaaaaatttttttcaaaaacttcaaatttttttttttaaaaatatacccGTCAATCTAGTGCAATCatcacaaagataaaaaaaatcttaaaaccATGATCACCAATAAGGGGATCGGGGACCCCAAACAGGGCATGCctagaaaaaatagttttaaacaGTATCACTTGATCTAAAGGGGGGTTCGTGGCTTTTTGCCAAAACCAAGTCCCTGTAATATCTttaaaaaggggaaaaaatttaaaaacttttaaaaaaccCGGGGATCATCGGGGTGCCCAAAAGCTTCCCGAAAGATCGTGAGCAAGATCGCGGGGCCACCTTGTTGACAATCTCATCCCCGTAAAAGCCAACGCTCGGCCAAATTATCCTCCCCCCGATATCCCGTAATACAGAAGTTTGGATGCACGGAATTggggttttaaattttttcgcAACTAATTGAAGAGCTTATGGGTTTTGGGACATAAGGCAAATTTTTGGGGCTTTAAAATTGGAGAAATCTCAATGGTTCCACTCCCACACAACCCACCCCCCTCAGCCCCTTTTTCGTGGCTTTTATTctccattaaattaaaaatcaaacataagtGATCTGCCCCCCATAATAATCCCCCTTTTTTCTTTAGAACGGTTTTACTTTGGGGAACACATAATTTGGGAAAACTATCAAAGGGGTGCAAAACGATTGGGCTCAAAAAAAAGTTTTCGCAATTTTTGGGACCCCTTTTTAATTTCCTTTCGGGCCCAGCACACAATGGGAAATCAGGGGCACAAATTATTCATAAGTGGGGATATTTCTAGCATCCCTACTTTAGGAGTAAATTGCAACAAATGGGGCATTAGGATTTTTTAATCCCAAACCCTTACCTCCCTTGAACGCGCCTCCCCGTTCGAACGCGACCCCGGTTTCCCCCCCGCCCCACCAACTCGCCCCCTCCGCCCCGCGGCCGCCCCCCGTCCCTATTCTCCCACGGGGGCGGCGTCCATTCCCGCCCCTCGGAACAACCCCCCTCCATCCTCCTCCGTTGAAAAACGGGCTTTTGGTTGATTCTCGTCCCCCACCCCGGAATCCGGGGGAAAAGGGTTTCTCTTGTAGCTTGTTCTTTCCGGGCGGGGAACCCAGATTTGTGGGTTTGAATGGGGGGGTTGGGGTGGGGTGTGGCGGTGGCGGTTTTTGGGGGGCGGTTGGTGGGGCGTTCGGGTTGGGTTCCCCGGCTGGCCCAGCCATTCCGCCCGATGGAGTCACCGGGGGTCCGCTGGTCGGGGGAAAGTTTGCCGCGGCATGATCTTGAAAGAGCCTCCGCTTCCTGCCATCGGACTTCGGTAGGGGTGGGGGTTCTTTCAAATATCTCCCGGGTTGTCATTCGCTCACTCAATCGTGAGAAATTTGACCCTTTTTCCCCGTATGTTCGGAATTGTCCGACCATGTTGTGTAGATTTTGATCTCTGCCCTATTTGAGATTTGATGATTTCTGCCTTGTTTTTTTCTGGTCGAAGGTTTGAGGAAGGTATCGAACAATGATGAATCAAATTCTGAGTTCACCAATTGAAATCGAAAACCATGCTTTAATTCCATGTTGAAAGATATATGTGTATTATTCATTCAACTTGTTCAATGGCTTCTACAATGTacacgcctataaataggctagagAAGGATTTGTATATGGTAAGATTTACCCTAATTACACAATAGGAAGAATATACTAATTGCCTTAATTATGTGATCTCAATCAATCTTCTTTAATCTCCATCAatctttttctcatttacttGATTCTTTCCAACACATGCGATAAAGATTTGCAGAATGGGAGAAACAACAATGATGTTTCAAATAGCTGGAAACGATATATTGTTTCACACAAACATTGCAATAAAATCTCCGCAcatataaaattcatgttCACGCCTAGATTTTTTCATATTGTTAGACGAAAGCTATCTTGTTCTTACAcgaaatttaggattgagtgTTCAATGAACAAGTTTATTAGTCATCTTCACTAATAGGTAACCTTCCAtagaatttcaattccaatttcaattccaattccaattccaatttcaattccaattccaatttcgTGTTCCAAACGCACCCTAATTAGATTCGATTTGGCGAAGGTTGCATATGAATTAGCAAAGTCCTTACTATCAagatttaaattcatataaaaatctagaatttggGCATAGTTTGTGATATTAGTTACTAATAACTGTATTATAGTACCTCATTTgctaaaaataatcatagtcatACCTATCCTATCTTATTTTTCTGCACACAAGAGTGGACTGACTTTTCCTCGTACACAATGAAGATTACATAACACATTACCAatgaattcataaattataacaTTTCTCAATCGTCTATCAATCTGGATATTTTGCACAGCAGATGTTTACAAATTTTTCAACGCTATGATTGACTCTTAACTCATTAATACGAAAATGTGATTGGCCGGATTGTGTGCAAATCTTCCTATACgtttcattatattttctcgATTGATTAATAGCAAACATTGGAATAATAATACCAAAccacattaattatttagtgcattaattaattagcgCAAAAGTTACATTTctatattcattaattataagtTCTCTTTTGCTTCTCTTGattcgaaaaaataattgattatgATGTCCGAGTGCAATACTGTTGGTGAGAAATAATGGCACTATCTTAGctatttccttttaaattCCATTCAAAGATAAAGGATAGAATCATAATGGTTAGGTGGTGGGTTCCTTTGGCCTCTCACTATCAAGATTGAAATTATGGGATTTCGGTGCAAGTTGTCGTTAAAGTTTTATATTAATaccataatataaaattattcctagttaatactactataataaaaaCTTATTTTGATTGAATCTCTAGACTTCTGTATTTTAGAGTCggaaaattaataattgttggaaattttatattagtcTCTCCGTCTCAATTAAGTTGGGTCACTTTTTTAGACATAGAAactaagaaattgtgttgaatgagttgaatgataataaaatactccctccgtcttagtttaagagtcatattttgccataaaagtccgtctcagtttaagagtcacatttagaattttccatatttggtcatacaattttaccccattgttcattaaaattatatcaaaatgtctttatctacattaaaataaaccaaaacaaaaataaaaaaccaaaaagtcaaaaagtgacccaccttcaaccaactcacttcatttattacacacttcatcatctgacttcattaattacacactccaccaatttcttaaaacatgtgacATAACTAAATGACACTCctaatgtgggacggagggagtaaaatagaagagatgaataaaatatgagagataagagagagtaaagtaagtgatcAATGCATGGGCATACCGAAGGGTAACATTTATCTAAATTGACAACAATCAAGCTAATTTGTCAAAACGTAAAATGATAACGatgttgtatatataaaaacgCATCATCTTGAGTACGACATCCGACCGaaattcaaaaccctcaaTAAAATCGATGAGTGGTTCAGCTACAATCGACGATCCGAGTTTCTTTAAATAAGAAATCAGTGGGTTAGCACATTTCATTGGAAGGAAAAAAAGTTGTTGGTAACTACACTAAGAAATGAATATAAGAGGGGAGCAACAATAGTATCAGCTCATTATTTGTACTTAATTACGAGATATGCTAAACAGAGCAATGATGGAATGATAGTCCTGTTGCGTATCAGCGGTACTCCAGGATCGATACACaaatagaattttattaaactCTCAACAACAGTGTACGAAACACCAATACACAACACAGTGGTGTACACAACACCAACACAACACTACGACTCTTGGAGGACACACCTCACAAGAACTCGAGGACACACCTCGCACTCACAAACACACACGTACTCGTACACTCTCACTTAGCTCTCTAATTGTGTACAATACACATAAAGGCCTAGTGCCTATTTATAGGAGTTCTAAGTCGGTGAACAACCGACATTCACAAAACTAGATAATTCTAGTGGCACATCTTCAACCTAAgcctaataatttaataattccTAGGACTAAGTCGGTGACATGGAGCTAGATAATTCTAGTGGCACATCTTCAACCCCTGATATTTTTATTCCTTCACCTTCATCATTATCTCCTTAAGTTTCTGGAAGCTCCACACATTGCTCGTCGATTTCTTCCTCAACTTCTAGCAGCTCCAGTTTTATTTCTCCATTTGCTTCTCCCCAAGTCTCCTCAATAATATTACCCTCTTCGTCTTCAGTAATCAGCATGGAATTGTCAAAATTCCAatctttttcttctataaCAGCGGATCCCTGGGATTCCAACTCTCCGTCGCTCAGAACAGCTAATGCTTCCATGtcccattcttcttcttccggTGATGCCCCGCTAGTTATCATTGCGTGACTTTCTACAGGCTTATTCTCTGACCGACAGTACCTGGCTATGTGGCCTTTCTTCCCACAATTATAACACATTCCATCAAATCGTCTTTGAGATTCGCTGCTCCGGCCATCTCTACGTTGTGCTCCCCCTAGCTGAGAACGTCTCTCCTCTTCATCACCATCTTCTCCTTTACGCCGATAGTCACGATCACCTTCGTCTCTTGTAGATCGATATTCTCGATCACCTTCTACTCTCCTACGCCAGTGATCATTTCTGGCAGAGCGACCTCTGTTGCCGTTGAACAGAGCTTCTTCCTCATAGTCCTTCACAGCTACTTTAGACATCTTATTATCCAGGGTctcttcattggataagatatTCTCTAACTCGTCCAGAGTTGGCTGCGTAGCCCAACCGCGTGTGGCAGTCACAAGACCCGTGAACTCGGGTCTTAGACCATAGATGATGATCCTCCTCATCCTCGTCTCGTTAATCACGTTATCAGGATCTAATTTCGAAATCTCTTCACATAATGATTTAACTTTAGAAAAGTACTGACTTACAATAAGCTCCCGTTGCGAGATGGAGAATAGCTCATTCTCCAGGCACTGCAGCTTTGCTTCGTTCTTCTTGGCGAAAGCGGTCTTCGAAATTTCCCACACCTCCTCCACGCCTCCTTCGGTATCTTAGCTGACCTGATACGCTGCATCTGCTCGTCTTCCACTGCAACCATCAGCACGAACATCGTTCTTCCGCATTTCATCTCCCACTCCATTCGCGCCTTCGCGTCGCCAGTCGGTGGTGTCGTGCTCTCTCCTCCAACAATATCCCATAAGTCCTGACCTAtgagataataatgtatacGGATACAACAATTTTCGTAATTGTTACTATTTAGCTTCTCGATGTTATTGGCAACTCCAAGAAAATCCGTCATCTGGTACTGGTATTCTCTAGCTGTCAACTCCGGCAGAGTAATGACTCCAACAATAGTCCCTGACTATTAACTCCGGCAGAGTAGCGACTCCAACAACAGTCCTCAACTGCTAATTCCGGCAGAGTTACAGTATACTCTCGACCTACGAATAAACACCACGAAAAAGACCACAACTACAATAACAACCACCACGGTTCGACGTGGCTCTAATACCACTTGTTGGGTATCAGCGGTACTCCAGGATCGATACACAAACAGAATTTTATTAAACTCTCAACAACAGTGTACGAAACACCAATACACAACACAGTGGTGTACACAACACCAACACAACACTACGGCTCTTGGAGGACACACCTCTAACTCTACGAGGACACACCTCGCACTCACAAACACACACGTACTCGTACACTCTCACTTAGCTCTCTAATTGTGTACAATACACATAAAGGCCTAGTGCCTATTTATAGGAGTTATAAGTCGGTAAACAACCGACATTCACAAAACTAGATAATTCTAGTGGCACATCTTCAACCTAAgcctaataatttaataattccTAGGACTAAGTCGGTGGCATGGAGCTAGATAATTCTAGCTCATTTCATACTTCTCGATTGTTCTATAAGTCGGTGGAGACTTCTCAATAAGTCCAACTGCTGTCCGGAAAGTCACATTAGGAAAATGGCCAGGAATGATATCTTGTGCTCGAAAAGCCCAAGATATGATAAAAAGAATGATATCATACATATATCTTAAGTCACATATTTACTCTACTACTTTGGGCATTGGCAACACAATCTTTGTGGCTTAACGCGCAATGGAATGCAAGGAAATGGTTGGGATGAATGTTATGGTTTTAGTTCTCCCTAACGTGGAAGAGAGCACAAATTACTGTAGAGAATTAAGAATAAAGATGAAAGGTTTGCCCCTAGTTGGATTGCTAGGATTAGCAATGTGAGTGAGAAGAAAGACATTCTTTATTTGTCAATATTTTGACCTCTATGGATCCTGTTATTTATAGGATCCGGACCATGCTTAATTCAACTTTACGACCCGTGAAAGgatcaagaagaaaatatgagaatattgacttaaaatacttaatataatatgatGCAAATGAACGGTGAAACGAATAAGAATGATTAACTGATAGATAAAAAGAACTCAACTAATTGAGAACTTGAGAGTATAAACACTCGATGTAAACTTAAACAATCAAAGTCTGTCTTTTAAGATCAACAATGAGACCTTTATATAGGCAAATGAAAATCCTAAACTTATGGAAAGgaaataactaaaaagataataagcaaaaataactatatGGAATATAAGCAATAAGGAAAACCTAatttgtagaaggaaaaaataattaaaatttttccatctactaattttactaattaggaaaaaataaaattcaaaatatatttttcttagcCTCCAAGTCTTGTCTTATACTAAATCATACTCCTCTTCTTGAAAAAGACTCATCCTCGAGTCTACTTTATTGCAATAGCATCTTAACCCAATTAAAATTTCTCCAACTATAGTCATCATGCCATCCTTCTTGGACAAGCCGTCATTATTAACTTCATTAAGCCCAAAATCTATTCCATCCTCAAAAGTGGGCATAACTCCATCAAAATCCATATAGTCGTCTTTATCTTTAATTTCAGCTCCCAAGCAACTAGTGCCTGTATCTTTTGGCTTTGAGCAATTCACCATGCGGAggaaaaaattcttaaaaggCAACTCTTCACAaccctttttccttttcaataaAGAGCTACTAAGTTGATTTTAGGCAGCTCTATTTTCGGATCCACAACACCAATTCCAGTCAAACTCTTATTCATATGTGGAGAAAAACTCACCGAATTTGCACCACGATCATTGGAGTCCTTAGAGATATTAGAGACGAAATTCCTTAAAAAGCTCTAGTCTCCGGCGAAGGACAATCTGACACGTCCACTCCACTGCTGCAATTTGCAAAAGTTCCTTTATTCGATCCGTCCGATTCtgatggaatattaaaataccCGGAAATCTGATGAGACTCCAATTGCGATGACCTGGAATTGAGAACTCCGGAGCCATCGGAGCTGTGATCACTAGAACCGTGACGCACTTCTGGACAATTTGTTTTGCAAAGTGTCCAATTGGTTGGCATCCGATTGAAATTGCGGGACACTCGCTCTGTATCCGAACTCCTGAAACTGGATAGGGAGGAGGTCGTCGAGCTCTCTGGTGGATGGAATGCAGAGATCGTCGAAGGAGAAATCCAAATCGAAATCGTCAACAACATTCCCAAACATGAATCCTAGGAGGCGGTTTCCCCCTTCAACCTCATCGTATACGGGTTTATCATACACCGGCATCGATAATATATCATCGTCATATACGGGCTTATCATACACCGGTATCGAAAATATATCTTCGTCGTATACGGGCTCATCATACACAGGCATCGACAATATATCCTTGTCGTATACGGGCTTAGACTTGCCACTGTAGACGCCGTTGAATAACAAATCGTCCAATGAACGACGCTCCAACACATTAGATCTCATCGGGTTAGATTTCCCCCGACGCTTCTCCAATCGCGCCAATCGTCGTTGTAGGTCTCGAACCTGTTGTCGCACATCACCGTTCTCGATGTCGTGCTGGAGGTCTCGAACCTGTTTTCTCATATCGTCGTTCTCAATGTCGCGCAGATCACACTGTCGTCCAGCCTCTTCATTTGGGAGATTTCCACGTCCCCCACCACGACCGCCACTACGAGCATCGCCACGTCTGTTGTCATATCTACGTTCAGCCATTGATAATCAACCTGAATCGTGATACCAAATTATGCaaatgaaaagataaaaaaaatgattaaataatatatatggaaaaattgATAGTAGAAGACAAGACTTGGAGgctaagaaatatatattttgaattttatttattttctagttaGTAAAATTAGTAGATGGAAAAATGTTAAttgttttttccttctactaattaggttttcctttttacttattttccttatagttatttttgcttattatctttttagttattttctttccgtAAGTTTAGGATTTCTCTTTGCCTATATAAAGGCCTCATTGTTGATCTTAAAAGACAGactttgattatttaattttacatcgAGTGTTTATACTCTCAAGTTCTCAATTAGTTGAGTTCTTTTTATCTATCAGTTAATCATTCTCATACGTTTCACCGTTCATTTGCATcataatatcattcaaatactttaaaaataaagaaagaaatactccctccgtccccgaatacttgacacagtttgccatttcggtccgtccccgaatacttgacacagttcacttttttcatatttggtagtggaccccatattccactaactcattcatactcacatttattataaaactaatactttaaaagtaggacccacatcccaccaactttttcaacacactttccattacatttcttaaaacccgtgcccggtcaaaccgtgtcaagtattcggggacggagggagtaacatagAAGGAAATACAATATTTAACTAATGAGAACCAGGCCTCTTCGTCTTTCGTTTGGGTTGTTAGTTCCATGTGGGCTCTGAGTTGGGGATCTCGACCCCTTGGTCCCCCTGCGTCGGGCATCTCGACCTGCACAACTGTTCCGaggaggggcatttgccccaaCAAAGCACCATGTAGATCTGCCCGTGGCTGGACCATATCTCGTTTTCCATATGTGTCATATTCCACAACGAGAGTTTgactagttttataattggTAGTGGattcattaatatattaataatactcccGTTCTAACTCCAAATGACACATTTATTGTTCCACACGATTTTATGCAATAGTGTGCTAAGTggatagaaaataaagtagcaGAGTgaatcgttttttttttttttaagaaatatgtcACTTGtgtaaaaaatgtgaataggGTGGAAGATCATGTGTATATAAGAACAATACGAAGAATACAAAGGGAACAAACTTGCCCTCTAAATCTgaatcttttttctattttatgataGTAGCTACTAAATgaatattccaatttcaagTAGTTGGTGCTTCGAGGCGAATGTAATCATATAAAACACTGTTGAAAGCGCCAAACTGTAGTGACTGCTTGAGATAAATGGTATTTGTTCCATGCACAAGCTTAAATCCATCTACTTTTATACTATACAACCAGTATAGCCCATGAATCCCATGTCTCGCTATCGCGTTATCTTTCCCAATTCTTCCAGTCTCAAAGTGAGGGAGATTACCATTTGGATCGTCGTTGATCCATACCTACACATATAAagatcaatattaatttttctatgaCAATCGActtacattaattatttcttgTAAAAATTACTTGTATGTTAGCACATTGAGCAGAAGCTAATGCCAGCCTCAGTGTGTAATTTGCTCCCCTCGTCACATTCGTTGCGTCGAATATTATCTTCCATGTGGCCGGTTTATAGCCTCTCTTCACCTTTCTACAAATTCAACCAATGCTAATGGTTATTTAGTTGCCAAAAActatacataaataaagtgtAAACTACCTGTTTACATGGGCGAAAAACCAGTGTTTCCGATAGTCGCTCTTTCCAACAATGTAAGTGAGATCTTGATCAGGATACAAGTGTGCGTATCTCTCCCACAAGCCATATTGTCTATATCTGGAAACAAATgttaatcataaattaattattaatgatCGCCTTAGTTAAGATATTTGTGAGTAGGAGCTGACTTGTCAGTGTGGTTGATGAATAGTTTGTTTACTAGGGTAGGGTCTGGATCAGGAATGTAGAACTCAGCTGCGGTACGATCAGCAATTCCGATCTCCCACAGTGTCGGCCCATTTCTAGGAGGAGTGTACACAACGTCGCCAAGTTCAACTATGCTGCCTTGTTTGATTAGAATGTTGAATTTATGTTTGAAGTCCCCGACTACGGTTGGTACCCAAGCATACAAGTTGTACTTGCCTGCTCGAACGCTTGTTATGGTGAACGAACCAGTTTCATCAGTTTGTGTCCAGAATTGGTAGCCCTGACATGTGATAACATCTATGATCAGTATGTATATgataaatgaatgtatgtatAGAGAATTGATATGCTGAGGGATAAATTGTGAGGACTTGGTGAGCGACTCTGACACCTGGTAACATCACCATCAATTTTCTCTCTACCCTTTCTAATTACCTCTCTCCTCACTCCTATCTCTCATCATCGCCTTTCCCTCTATCCTCTGCAATTCCCTCTCTCCTTCTCTTTCATCCTctctattttcttatttgcatCAACTCTCTCTTTCACCTATCTCCTCTCTCACACCATTCTCTCTTTTC
The genomic region above belongs to Salvia hispanica cultivar TCC Black 2014 chromosome 3, UniMelb_Shisp_WGS_1.0, whole genome shotgun sequence and contains:
- the LOC125215610 gene encoding uncharacterized protein LOC125215610; the encoded protein is MTDFLGVANNIEKLNSNNYENCCIRIHYYLIGQDLWDIVGGESTTPPTGDAKARMEWEMKCGRTMFVLMVAVEDEQMQRIRSAKIPKEAWRRCGKFRRPLSPRRTKQSCSAWRMSYSPSRNGSLLMRRIIIYGLRPEFTGLVTATRGWATQPTLDELENILSNEETLDNKMSKVAVKDYEEEALFNGNRGRSARNDHWRRRVEGDREYRSTRDEGDRDYRRKGEDGDEEERRSQLGGAQRRDGRSSESQRRFDGMCYNCGKKGHIARYCRSENKPVESHAMITSGASPEEEEWDMEALAVLSDGELESQGSAVIEEKDWNFDNSMLITEDEEGNIIEETWGEANGEIKLELLEVEEEIDEQCVELPET